A window from Flavobacterium sp. 83 encodes these proteins:
- a CDS encoding D-alanine--D-alanine ligase, with protein sequence MKNIAIIMGGYSSEYKISLISGNVVYQFLDKTKYNGFRIHIFKEKWVYVDANDAEFPIDKNDFSVTVNGTKITFDCVFNAIHGTPGEDGLMQAYFELLQIPQTSCDYYQAALTFNKRDLLSVLKPYGIKTAISYYLNKGDIINTEEIVNKVGLPCFVKPNKAGSSFGISKVKTAAELPIAIEMAYKEDNEIIIESFLDGTEVSVGVINYKGKVIVLPITEIVSDNDFFDYEAKYLGKSQEITPARISDEMTQKVNEIAKRAYEVLKMKGFSRSEFIIVNGEPHMLEMNTIPGLTTESLIPQQAKAAGISLEDLFTNAIELALV encoded by the coding sequence ATGAAAAACATTGCCATCATCATGGGCGGATATTCCAGCGAGTATAAAATCTCACTTATCAGCGGAAACGTCGTATATCAATTTCTTGACAAAACTAAATACAACGGATTCCGAATCCATATTTTTAAAGAAAAATGGGTTTATGTTGATGCCAATGATGCCGAATTCCCTATCGATAAAAATGATTTTTCAGTAACAGTAAACGGAACCAAAATCACTTTCGATTGTGTTTTCAATGCCATTCACGGAACTCCTGGCGAAGATGGGTTAATGCAAGCCTATTTCGAATTGTTGCAAATTCCACAAACATCATGTGATTATTACCAAGCAGCTTTAACATTCAATAAACGTGATTTATTGTCGGTTTTAAAGCCATACGGAATAAAAACGGCTATTTCCTATTACTTAAACAAAGGAGATATTATAAATACCGAAGAAATTGTAAACAAAGTAGGATTGCCTTGTTTTGTAAAACCAAACAAAGCAGGTTCAAGCTTTGGAATTTCCAAAGTAAAAACTGCGGCCGAATTGCCAATCGCAATCGAAATGGCGTACAAAGAAGACAACGAAATCATCATAGAAAGTTTCCTTGATGGAACCGAAGTTTCCGTAGGAGTCATCAATTACAAAGGAAAAGTAATTGTTTTACCAATAACTGAAATCGTTTCTGATAATGATTTCTTCGATTATGAAGCCAAATATTTGGGTAAATCCCAAGAAATTACGCCAGCAAGAATCTCAGATGAAATGACTCAAAAAGTAAACGAAATAGCCAAGCGTGCTTACGAAGTCTTAAAAATGAAAGGCTTCTCCCGTAGTGAATTTATTATTGTAAACGGAGAACCACACATGCTGGAAATGAACACGATTCCAGGTTTAACCACCGAAAGTTTGATTCCGCAACAAGCCAAAGCTGCCGGAATTTCATTGGAAGATTTATTTACTAATGCTATAGAGTTGGCTTTAGTTTAA
- the pyrE gene encoding orotate phosphoribosyltransferase has product MIFNKETAEKTAELLLQINAIKLNPRNPFTWASGWKSPIYCDNRLILSFPAIRNYVRDEFAKNIEKQFGKPDVIAGVATGAIGIGMLVAESLGLPFVYVRPEAKKHGRLNQVEGFLQKGQNVVVVEDLISTGNSSLLAVEALRAAGANIKGMAAIFTYGFDVADQNFKDAKIDLFTLSNYPNLLNLAVAKKYITEEEEQTLREWNLSPSTWNIEV; this is encoded by the coding sequence ATGATTTTTAATAAAGAAACAGCCGAAAAAACAGCCGAATTGCTTTTGCAAATAAATGCAATTAAATTGAATCCAAGAAATCCTTTTACATGGGCTTCAGGATGGAAATCTCCTATTTACTGTGATAACAGATTAATACTCTCATTTCCAGCCATAAGAAATTATGTTAGAGATGAGTTTGCCAAAAATATTGAAAAACAATTTGGCAAACCTGATGTTATTGCCGGAGTTGCCACAGGAGCAATAGGAATAGGAATGCTCGTTGCAGAGAGTTTAGGATTACCATTTGTATATGTTCGCCCAGAAGCAAAAAAACATGGAAGACTAAACCAAGTAGAAGGTTTTTTACAAAAAGGACAAAATGTTGTTGTTGTAGAAGACTTAATCAGTACTGGAAATAGTAGTTTACTTGCCGTTGAAGCGTTGCGTGCAGCAGGAGCAAACATTAAGGGTATGGCAGCTATATTTACTTATGGCTTTGATGTTGCTGACCAAAATTTCAAAGATGCAAAGATTGATTTATTTACCCTTAGTAATTATCCGAATTTATTGAATTTGGCGGTTGCCAAAAAATACATTACTGAGGAAGAAGAGCAAACCTTGAGAGAGTGGAACCTGAGTCCGTCAACTTGGAATATTGAAGTTTAA
- a CDS encoding NUDIX hydrolase, which translates to MYKVFVNDKPLFLTNHISKETDFQLFLLESIDIEQLIVKIFQNKIQKAYLYHPDEREIMKTLKAKIPVNKAGGGLVYNKKGEVLFIFRNGKWDLPKGGIEKGEEIEATAMREVEEETGVSGLTISHKLQKTYHVFKRNGKYKLKITHWFEMQSDFEGTPQGQLEEGIEKVAWMNPEQIKEALKNSYENIKLLFEEEKSLHS; encoded by the coding sequence ATGTATAAAGTTTTTGTTAACGACAAACCACTTTTTTTGACAAATCACATCTCCAAGGAGACTGATTTTCAGCTTTTTTTATTAGAAAGTATTGACATAGAGCAACTTATAGTAAAAATATTTCAAAATAAAATTCAAAAAGCTTACTTATATCATCCTGATGAAAGGGAGATTATGAAGACTTTGAAAGCAAAAATTCCTGTAAACAAAGCAGGAGGTGGCTTGGTTTACAATAAAAAAGGGGAAGTTTTATTCATTTTTAGAAACGGAAAGTGGGATTTACCTAAGGGTGGAATCGAAAAAGGGGAAGAAATTGAAGCCACTGCAATGCGGGAAGTAGAGGAGGAGACTGGCGTAAGTGGTTTGACAATATCACACAAACTTCAAAAAACCTACCACGTTTTTAAAAGAAACGGAAAGTATAAATTGAAAATCACGCATTGGTTCGAAATGCAATCTGATTTTGAAGGTACTCCCCAAGGACAATTAGAAGAAGGAATTGAGAAAGTGGCTTGGATGAATCCAGAACAAATTAAGGAAGCTTTAAAAAATTCCTACGAGAACATAAAATTATTGTTTGAAGAAGAAAAAAGTCTTCATTCATAA
- a CDS encoding biotin--[acetyl-CoA-carboxylase] ligase, with protein MKVIKLDAIDSTNEFLKGLSNKQEQENFTVVIAERQTKGKGQMGAVWTSEPGKNLIMSILVKDFLLDICRIYNLNIAVSLAVITSLESYNIPDLSIKWPNDIMSYNKKIGGILIENSIKSDGMIISIVGLGLNVNQTDFKTLPKASSLAVICNRQFDREELLFSIMDKIESNIKLWEENAEMFWSAYTNKLFKKGIPMPFSDQNNQNFMGIIQGISRFGKLQVLLEDDSISEFDIKEIQMLY; from the coding sequence ATGAAAGTAATCAAACTCGATGCCATAGATTCTACAAATGAATTCCTCAAAGGGTTATCGAACAAACAGGAGCAGGAAAATTTTACCGTCGTTATAGCTGAAAGGCAAACCAAAGGAAAGGGGCAAATGGGGGCCGTTTGGACTTCTGAACCTGGTAAAAACTTAATAATGAGTATTTTGGTAAAGGATTTTTTATTAGATATTTGTCGGATATATAATCTAAATATTGCTGTTTCTTTAGCGGTTATTACTAGTTTAGAATCATATAATATTCCTGATCTTAGCATAAAATGGCCAAACGACATAATGTCATACAATAAAAAAATAGGTGGCATTTTGATAGAAAATAGCATTAAAAGTGACGGAATGATTATTTCTATTGTTGGTTTAGGTTTAAATGTGAATCAAACTGATTTTAAAACTTTGCCCAAAGCATCATCATTAGCAGTTATTTGTAATAGACAATTTGATAGAGAGGAATTACTTTTTTCTATAATGGATAAAATAGAATCTAATATAAAATTATGGGAAGAAAACGCTGAAATGTTCTGGTCTGCTTATACTAATAAATTATTCAAAAAAGGTATTCCAATGCCTTTTTCGGATCAAAACAATCAAAATTTCATGGGGATTATTCAGGGAATTTCTCGTTTTGGAAAACTACAAGTTCTTTTAGAAGATGATAGTATTTCTGAATTTGACATCAAGGAAATTCAAATGCTGTATTAA
- a CDS encoding transglutaminase-like domain-containing protein — translation MNKSLIWYLRRHPILYKIRFRLLSKKTSVDRIEQFCYNHINKTVDIPQIYLELNPLIFEKTKAALSDLDKAKKIAIWLRNNCKGGPGLGKSSSYTLRKMMNGEGGVCSDFSQVFNNFCVINDLKVKEWGLKIQSNDPSIKGGHAFNEIYSKEFQKWIIIDVAKSILFHPINPTVPLSVFDLIQSKKENKEIYFSSFNIKNTIDCKRITALYLTSNSSPFVITNYCNKTYDACLDTLKFLPEPIIHGLLFLIGKSYVFEFPKYK, via the coding sequence ATGAATAAATCTTTAATTTGGTATTTAAGGAGACACCCTATACTATATAAAATCCGTTTTAGATTGCTATCTAAAAAGACTTCTGTTGATCGGATAGAACAATTTTGTTACAATCACATCAATAAAACAGTCGATATCCCTCAAATATATTTAGAGTTAAATCCTCTGATTTTTGAAAAAACCAAAGCTGCATTAAGTGATCTTGACAAAGCAAAAAAAATAGCTATTTGGTTAAGAAACAATTGCAAAGGCGGGCCGGGATTGGGAAAATCATCTTCTTATACATTAAGAAAAATGATGAACGGAGAAGGAGGCGTTTGCAGTGATTTTTCTCAAGTATTCAATAATTTTTGTGTCATCAATGATTTGAAAGTTAAAGAATGGGGATTAAAAATACAGTCCAATGACCCAAGTATCAAAGGCGGACATGCCTTTAATGAAATTTATTCCAAAGAATTTCAAAAATGGATTATAATTGATGTCGCTAAATCCATACTTTTTCATCCGATAAACCCCACAGTTCCATTGTCAGTTTTTGATTTGATTCAATCAAAAAAAGAAAATAAGGAAATCTATTTTTCGAGTTTTAACATAAAAAACACGATCGACTGTAAAAGAATAACTGCACTATATTTAACTTCAAATTCTTCTCCATTTGTAATTACCAATTATTGCAACAAAACATATGACGCTTGTTTGGACACATTAAAATTTCTTCCGGAACCTATTATTCATGGATTATTATTCCTAATTGGGAAAAGCTATGTTTTTGAATTTCCAAAATATAAATAA
- a CDS encoding PASTA domain-containing protein — MSLRKYLTSRVFFLQVVSALAIIAVLGYLFMHWLTFTTDHGHEISVPDLRKLTEEQVEDKLDELDLDYVLLDSVDFRGDYPKFSVVEQDPLPGTKVKVGRKVYIKINASGFSSVKIPDLIEKTYREAVPTLKALGLEEGTVTYIPNLGKDMVLEMRYKGRNLKVGDRVLKSSKIDLVLGDGKASYVDESTVVDSLATPEAATPANEQ, encoded by the coding sequence ATGAGTTTACGTAAGTATCTTACTAGCCGTGTCTTTTTTCTACAAGTAGTATCTGCTCTTGCCATTATTGCCGTTTTGGGCTATTTATTTATGCATTGGTTGACCTTTACAACTGACCATGGTCATGAAATTTCAGTGCCGGACTTGCGCAAGCTGACAGAGGAGCAGGTGGAAGATAAACTGGATGAGTTGGATTTAGATTATGTGCTTTTGGACAGTGTAGATTTTAGAGGGGATTATCCAAAATTTAGTGTGGTGGAGCAAGATCCATTGCCTGGTACGAAAGTAAAAGTAGGCAGAAAAGTATATATTAAAATTAATGCTTCGGGGTTTTCATCCGTAAAAATTCCTGATTTAATTGAAAAAACATATCGTGAAGCGGTACCAACATTGAAAGCTTTAGGACTTGAAGAAGGAACTGTTACTTATATTCCTAATCTTGGAAAAGATATGGTTCTGGAAATGCGTTACAAAGGAAGAAACCTGAAAGTAGGGGACAGAGTATTGAAATCATCCAAAATTGATTTGGTTCTGGGAGACGGAAAAGCGAGTTATGTAGATGAGAGCACAGTAGTAGATAGTTTAGCGACACCAGAAGCAGCAACACCAGCAAATGAACAATAA
- the coaD gene encoding pantetheine-phosphate adenylyltransferase, with protein sequence MRKAIFPGSFDPITLGHEDIIKRSISLFDEIVIAIGVNAEKKYMFTLEERKRFIEETFKNEPKVSVITYEGLTIDLCHKIKADFILRGLRNPADFEFEKAIAHTNRRLSKIETVFLLTAARTSYISSSIVRDVIRNGGQYEMLVPDAVRVK encoded by the coding sequence ATGAGAAAAGCTATATTCCCGGGTTCATTCGATCCCATCACACTAGGTCATGAAGACATCATCAAAAGAAGCATTTCTTTATTTGATGAAATCGTAATAGCCATTGGCGTCAATGCCGAAAAAAAATACATGTTTACACTCGAAGAAAGAAAACGATTTATCGAAGAAACATTCAAAAACGAACCTAAAGTTTCGGTGATTACCTATGAAGGTTTAACGATTGATTTGTGTCATAAAATAAAAGCCGACTTTATACTTCGTGGCTTGCGCAATCCCGCTGATTTCGAATTTGAAAAAGCCATTGCCCACACCAATCGCCGCTTATCAAAAATAGAAACCGTATTTTTATTGACTGCAGCACGAACTTCGTACATCAGTTCCAGTATTGTGAGAGATGTAATCCGCAATGGAGGTCAATATGAAATGCTTGTTCCTGATGCGGTAAGAGTGAAATAG
- the rsfS gene encoding ribosome silencing factor, giving the protein MAKKTINNDLLLANIIKGIEEVKGNDIDILDLREIDTAVCDYFIICNGNSNTQVNAIVNSIQKTVSKELKDKPWHVEGTDNAEWVLMDYVNIVVHVFQKHIREYYNIESLWGDAKITTIENKY; this is encoded by the coding sequence ATGGCGAAAAAGACTATAAATAATGACTTGCTATTAGCGAACATCATTAAAGGAATAGAAGAAGTAAAAGGAAATGATATCGACATTCTTGATTTAAGAGAGATAGACACTGCAGTTTGTGACTATTTTATCATCTGCAATGGGAATTCAAACACACAAGTTAACGCCATAGTCAACTCCATCCAAAAAACAGTTTCAAAAGAATTAAAAGACAAGCCTTGGCATGTTGAAGGAACTGATAATGCAGAATGGGTTCTTATGGATTATGTAAATATTGTGGTTCATGTTTTCCAAAAACACATACGAGAATATTATAACATTGAGAGTCTTTGGGGTGATGCAAAAATCACTACAATCGAAAACAAATACTAA
- a CDS encoding RluA family pseudouridine synthase translates to MNNNIDTIDLEEELFEHFRFEVPKGQAPLRIDKYLMGLIQNATRNKIQTAATEGNIFVNDATVKSNYKVKANDLVRVMLTHPPYENHIIAENIPLDIVYEDDALLLINKLPGMVVHPGHGNYTGTLVHALAYHFDNLPMNSSERPGLVHRIDKDTSGLLVIAKTEAAMTHLAKQFEAKTSEREYIALVWGNVVEEQGTIEGNLARHLKDRMQMAVFADPEIGKPAVTHYKVLERFGYVTLISCQLETGRTHQIRAHLKHIGHPLFNDERYGGHLILKGTTFTKYKQFIENCFKALPRQALHAKTLGFVHPVTGEMMRFDTELPQDFQDCIEKWRGYSKSHTTDEEEN, encoded by the coding sequence ATGAACAATAATATAGATACAATAGATTTAGAAGAAGAGTTATTTGAACATTTCAGATTTGAAGTTCCTAAAGGGCAAGCGCCTTTGCGAATTGATAAATATTTGATGGGTTTAATTCAAAATGCAACTCGTAATAAAATACAAACTGCCGCAACCGAAGGGAATATTTTTGTAAACGACGCCACAGTGAAGTCGAATTACAAAGTGAAAGCCAATGATTTGGTTCGCGTTATGCTTACGCATCCGCCTTATGAAAACCATATTATTGCGGAGAATATTCCGCTTGATATTGTTTACGAAGATGATGCTTTGTTATTGATAAACAAATTACCAGGAATGGTGGTGCATCCCGGTCATGGGAATTACACGGGAACTTTGGTGCACGCATTGGCGTATCATTTTGATAATTTGCCAATGAACAGCAGCGAACGTCCAGGATTGGTGCATAGAATTGACAAAGACACTTCGGGTTTATTGGTTATTGCCAAAACCGAAGCGGCTATGACACATCTAGCCAAACAATTTGAAGCCAAAACTTCTGAAAGAGAATATATTGCTTTAGTTTGGGGAAATGTAGTTGAAGAGCAAGGAACAATTGAAGGAAACTTAGCGCGTCACTTGAAAGATCGCATGCAAATGGCGGTTTTTGCTGATCCGGAAATAGGAAAACCTGCTGTGACACATTATAAAGTATTAGAGCGTTTTGGTTATGTAACGTTGATTTCGTGCCAACTGGAAACAGGAAGAACACACCAAATTAGAGCTCATTTAAAACATATAGGACATCCACTTTTTAATGACGAGCGTTATGGCGGTCATTTGATTCTAAAAGGAACTACGTTTACCAAATACAAGCAATTTATAGAAAACTGTTTCAAAGCGTTGCCAAGACAGGCTTTACATGCCAAAACTTTGGGCTTTGTACATCCTGTAACTGGAGAGATGATGCGTTTTGATACGGAACTCCCACAGGATTTTCAGGATTGTATTGAAAAATGGAGAGGCTATTCAAAATCCCACACCACGGACGAAGAAGAGAACTAA
- the ftsH gene encoding ATP-dependent zinc metalloprotease FtsH gives MAKDNNPNSNKFKISPWLIYTAILLIFLFISFITGGSSLNEPAQLTSSKFNNYLEKGQIEKVIVYNKTEAEVYLNATALKDPANKKVAKDVFDRPNKGPHYSFDIGNDQIFQNKLEKAVAEGKLKDFNFLPKNNWSDILISLLPIIIIIGVWIFIMRKMSGGGGGGGGQIFNIGKSKAKLFDEKTDIKTTFKDVAGLEGAKEEIQEIVEFLKNPEKYTNLGGKIPKGALLVGPPGTGKTLLAKAVAGEAQVPFFSLSGSDFVEMFVGVGASRVRDLFKQAKEKSPAIIFIDEIDAVGRARGKNNMSGGNDERENTLNQLLTEMDGFGTNSNVIVLAATNRADVLDKALMRAGRFDRQIFVDLPDIRERAEIFKVHLAPLKKIEGLDTDFLAKQTPGFSGADIANVCNEAALIAARNNKTAVDKQDFLDAVDRIVGGLEKKNKIVTTEEKKAIAIHEAGHATVSWMLEHAAPLIKVTIVPRGQSLGAAWYLPEERLIVRPDQMLDEMCATMGGRAAEKVTFNRISTGALSDLEKVTKQARAMVTIYGLNEKIGNVTYYDSTGQSEYSFSKPYSEETARVIDQEISLLIESQYQRAIEILEENKDKLNQLADILIEKEVIFKDDLEAIFGKRTFDKNLDEVVS, from the coding sequence ATGGCTAAAGATAATAATCCAAATTCGAATAAATTTAAAATAAGTCCTTGGTTAATTTATACAGCAATCCTTTTAATTTTCTTGTTTATTAGCTTTATAACTGGAGGTTCTAGTCTTAATGAACCCGCACAATTAACTTCATCTAAATTTAATAATTATTTAGAAAAAGGTCAAATTGAAAAGGTTATCGTTTACAATAAAACTGAGGCTGAAGTATATCTAAACGCTACTGCTTTAAAAGACCCCGCAAATAAAAAAGTTGCCAAAGATGTCTTTGACAGACCCAACAAAGGTCCGCATTATTCATTTGATATCGGTAATGATCAAATATTTCAAAATAAACTTGAAAAAGCAGTTGCTGAAGGAAAATTAAAAGATTTTAACTTCTTGCCAAAAAATAATTGGTCAGATATTTTAATCAGCTTATTGCCAATTATCATCATTATTGGTGTATGGATTTTCATTATGAGAAAAATGTCAGGTGGCGGCGGAGGTGGCGGCGGACAGATTTTTAATATTGGAAAATCAAAAGCAAAGCTTTTTGACGAAAAAACAGATATTAAAACTACATTCAAGGATGTTGCCGGTTTAGAAGGAGCAAAAGAAGAAATACAAGAAATTGTAGAATTCTTAAAAAACCCTGAAAAATATACTAACCTAGGAGGTAAAATACCAAAGGGTGCCTTACTTGTTGGTCCTCCAGGAACAGGAAAAACATTATTAGCCAAAGCCGTTGCCGGTGAAGCCCAAGTTCCATTTTTCTCCTTATCAGGTTCTGATTTTGTCGAAATGTTTGTAGGCGTAGGTGCTTCGCGTGTACGTGATTTATTCAAGCAAGCCAAAGAAAAATCTCCTGCTATCATTTTTATTGATGAGATTGATGCCGTAGGTAGAGCCAGAGGAAAAAACAACATGTCCGGTGGTAATGACGAACGTGAAAACACATTGAATCAATTACTAACCGAAATGGATGGTTTTGGAACCAATTCAAATGTAATTGTATTAGCTGCAACAAACAGAGCCGATGTTCTTGACAAAGCATTAATGCGTGCAGGTCGTTTTGACAGACAAATATTTGTAGACTTACCAGACATTCGTGAGCGTGCTGAAATTTTCAAAGTACACTTAGCTCCATTGAAAAAAATTGAAGGGCTTGATACAGACTTTTTAGCGAAACAAACTCCTGGTTTTTCAGGTGCAGATATTGCTAATGTATGTAATGAAGCGGCATTAATTGCTGCAAGAAATAACAAAACTGCTGTTGATAAACAAGATTTCTTAGATGCCGTTGATAGAATTGTAGGTGGCCTTGAAAAGAAAAATAAAATTGTAACAACCGAAGAGAAAAAAGCAATTGCTATTCATGAAGCGGGCCATGCAACTGTAAGTTGGATGCTTGAACATGCAGCTCCATTGATTAAAGTAACTATTGTACCCCGAGGACAAAGCTTAGGCGCAGCATGGTACTTACCTGAAGAGCGATTAATTGTTCGTCCAGATCAGATGCTAGATGAAATGTGTGCAACTATGGGTGGAAGAGCCGCTGAAAAAGTGACTTTTAACAGAATTTCTACTGGGGCATTAAGCGATTTAGAAAAAGTAACTAAACAAGCTCGTGCCATGGTCACTATTTATGGTTTGAATGAAAAAATTGGTAATGTTACCTATTACGATTCAACCGGGCAAAGTGAGTATAGTTTTTCTAAACCATATTCTGAGGAAACTGCAAGAGTTATTGACCAAGAGATTTCATTACTAATTGAAAGCCAATACCAAAGAGCAATAGAAATATTAGAAGAAAATAAAGACAAACTAAATCAACTTGCAGATATTCTAATTGAAAAAGAAGTTATTTTCAAAGACGACTTAGAAGCTATTTTTGGAAAAAGAACTTTTGACAAAAATCTCGATGAAGTAGTATCATAA
- a CDS encoding DEAD/DEAH box helicase — translation MNKKHHSNNILLNLGIESLNEMQEVAQDAILNDNNVLLLSPTGSGKTLAFLLPVLEMLQPEIQSVQCLILVPSRELGLQIEQVWKKMGTDYKVNVCYGGHSIDTEIKNLSNPPAVLIGTPGRIADHIDRGTFRVDKIQTLILDEFDKSLQLGFHEQMSFIIGKLTKLNKRVLVSATSDIEIPRYTRVVNPTILDFIPEHEVETNLSMKLVVSKEKDKIGSLFNLICSLKSESAIVFCNHRDAAERISDTLNEKGIYATYYHGGMDQDERERALIQFRNGSMSYLITTDLAARGLDIPEMNHVIHYHLPSKEDEFTHRNGRTARMLASGTAYIVAHESEKKMDYIDYGMKVFAIDNATTLPKPPLFQTIYISGGKKNKLNKIDIVGFFSQKGNLEKGDLGLIEVKDFISFAAVKFGKVKDLLHNIKDEKMKGKKFKIEVARKVIKKEEE, via the coding sequence ATGAATAAGAAACACCATTCCAACAATATACTTTTGAATTTAGGCATCGAAAGCCTGAATGAAATGCAGGAAGTAGCGCAAGATGCTATCCTGAATGACAATAATGTTTTATTGCTTTCTCCAACAGGTTCTGGGAAAACTCTGGCTTTTTTGTTGCCAGTTTTAGAAATGTTACAACCCGAAATTCAATCAGTTCAATGTTTAATTCTAGTTCCATCTCGTGAATTAGGTTTGCAAATTGAACAAGTTTGGAAAAAAATGGGAACTGATTATAAAGTAAATGTGTGTTATGGTGGACATTCCATTGATACAGAAATTAAAAATTTAAGCAATCCTCCAGCTGTTTTAATAGGAACGCCGGGAAGAATTGCAGATCATATTGACAGAGGAACTTTTCGTGTGGATAAAATCCAAACCTTAATTCTAGATGAATTTGATAAATCATTGCAATTGGGTTTCCATGAGCAAATGTCATTTATCATTGGAAAATTAACAAAACTGAACAAACGTGTTTTAGTTTCGGCAACTTCCGATATTGAAATTCCAAGATACACTAGGGTGGTTAATCCAACAATTTTGGATTTTATACCAGAACATGAAGTAGAAACTAATCTTTCGATGAAATTAGTAGTTTCTAAGGAAAAAGACAAAATAGGCAGTTTATTTAATTTGATTTGTTCGTTGAAATCAGAATCGGCTATTGTTTTTTGCAACCATCGAGATGCTGCAGAGCGCATTAGCGACACTTTAAATGAAAAAGGGATTTATGCTACGTATTACCATGGAGGAATGGATCAAGACGAAAGAGAACGTGCTTTGATACAGTTTAGAAACGGAAGTATGAGTTATTTAATTACTACTGATCTAGCTGCTCGTGGACTTGATATTCCCGAAATGAATCACGTAATTCATTATCATCTGCCATCTAAAGAAGATGAATTTACCCATAGAAATGGTCGTACAGCGCGTATGTTAGCGTCAGGAACAGCATATATTGTTGCGCATGAAAGTGAGAAGAAAATGGATTACATCGATTATGGAATGAAAGTTTTTGCGATTGATAATGCAACTACTTTACCAAAACCACCACTTTTTCAAACCATTTACATCAGTGGTGGGAAGAAAAATAAACTGAATAAAATTGATATTGTTGGTTTCTTTTCTCAAAAGGGAAATTTAGAAAAAGGAGATTTAGGTTTGATTGAAGTAAAAGATTTTATTTCGTTTGCAGCTGTAAAATTTGGTAAGGTTAAAGATTTATTGCACAACATTAAGGATGAAAAAATGAAAGGTAAAAAGTTTAAAATTGAAGTAGCCCGAAAAGTGATTAAGAAAGAAGAGGAGTAA
- a CDS encoding alkylphosphonate utilization protein — translation MSIERELNKRSGSKCELCGATENLKVYQVLPTKKGGIDESILACSTCIDQIENPDNVDLNHWRCLNDSMWSEHTAVQVVAWRMLSRLRSAGWPQELLDQMYLDEDTLAWAQATGEGEDDENKLIHRDSNGVILEHGDSVVLIKDLKVKGSSMVAKQGTAVRNIRLDHENAEYIEGKVDGQTIVIITQYVKKT, via the coding sequence ATGAGTATAGAAAGAGAATTAAATAAACGCAGCGGATCTAAATGTGAACTTTGTGGTGCAACAGAAAACCTAAAAGTATATCAAGTTTTACCTACCAAAAAAGGTGGAATTGACGAAAGTATTTTAGCTTGTAGCACCTGTATTGATCAAATTGAAAATCCAGATAATGTAGATTTAAACCATTGGAGATGTTTAAATGATAGTATGTGGAGTGAGCATACCGCAGTACAAGTTGTAGCATGGAGAATGTTAAGTCGTCTTCGTTCGGCAGGTTGGCCTCAAGAATTATTGGACCAAATGTATTTAGACGAGGATACTTTAGCATGGGCGCAAGCTACGGGTGAAGGTGAAGATGATGAAAATAAATTGATTCACCGTGACAGCAATGGAGTAATCTTAGAACATGGAGATTCAGTAGTTTTAATCAAAGATTTGAAAGTAAAAGGCTCAAGCATGGTAGCCAAACAAGGAACTGCAGTTCGTAACATTAGACTTGACCATGAAAACGCAGAATATATTGAAGGAAAAGTTGATGGTCAAACCATCGTGATTATTACACAATATGTAAAGAAAACATAG
- a CDS encoding SRPBCC family protein: MNLQSPKVTVPKSAQELFDLLSDVKNFEKLMPETIAKFEVIGDDAFIFGLNGMPEIKLKMKEKVAPNKIVLGAASDKLPFTLIANIDTVSDNSSDVQLDFEGDFNPMMAMMIKGPIGKFIETLATNMVKL, encoded by the coding sequence ATGAACTTACAAAGTCCAAAAGTTACAGTTCCTAAATCAGCTCAAGAATTATTTGATTTATTGAGCGATGTAAAAAATTTCGAAAAATTAATGCCGGAAACTATTGCTAAATTTGAAGTTATTGGTGACGATGCATTCATTTTTGGATTGAACGGGATGCCGGAAATAAAATTAAAAATGAAAGAAAAAGTAGCACCAAACAAAATTGTTCTGGGTGCTGCCAGTGATAAACTTCCATTTACTTTAATCGCAAATATTGATACCGTTTCGGACAATTCAAGCGATGTACAACTTGATTTTGAAGGAGATTTTAACCCTATGATGGCTATGATGATAAAAGGTCCTATTGGAAAATTTATCGAAACATTAGCAACTAATATGGTAAAATTATAA